Part of the Vulpes vulpes isolate BD-2025 chromosome 13, VulVul3, whole genome shotgun sequence genome, ACAGAATCACCATGACTTCCTTTACAGAAACAGCAAAACCAGGCACAACCAGACAACAGGAGTTACAAGATTCATTCATGGGTGATAAAGGTATTTTTTCAAAGCAACAGATGATTAACATGAGGAACAGAACATTCAAGGTCAAGGCTGTGGCTGCCAAGGTTATAGTTCCCCAGGCCCTACCAAGCAAGGAGAAGCCAAGCCACTGTCACTTCAGCATCTACAGCAGAGACACTTTCTTGGTGCCATGATGCGTTCCATAAAGTAAAGCCTCTGATCAGATGTCcctacatgtttttaaaaatcagatttcataATTAAGTAAAGCTCAAGATGACCAATACACTTCAAATAACAAAGTATATATTAATATCTTGATTATAAAGTATTTACCAAAATTATTCTCCGATCCAGAGTTCAGAACAGAAACAAAGTCACCCTGAGTGTCCACAGTAGACAGTCAAGAGCTGGGAAGCCGCCTcgcctgcccctgcctgctgctgcctgcccaccccccaccccaccccccaagcctGAGAGCAGCCTGGGAGCCAACAGACGCAGTCATGCGAAGAGCCTCATGGCCTCTCCACCAACAGGCAGAGCAGCTTCCCAAAGCACTGAGCGGCATGGAGTTTTGGCACCTGCTCACCGCCTCTCAATTCTGCTCAAGCCCAGGTAAGAGTTAACCTCAACTTGTAAGAGTCAGAGGCATAGGCAGCTCAAGCCATCCCTGGCAGAGCTGCTCCCAGGCACACGCACAAAAGCTGCATTCATCTCTGCCGTCAAGGCTGTCCTGTTTTCACTGCCTAGGGCTCTGCACAACGCAAAAATGTTTTTCCACATGATGAATATACTTAGCAAACAGTACCCTAGACAGAGGACAAATGAGTGCAGTCGTCAGCATGTTCAACTGTGGTGGTTACAAACCGTAAAGGAActgtgagcactgggtgtagccctcctccatctcctcGCACTTGTCTGCGGCAGTCTGCATGTCACTGTAGGTCGTGGCGAACACAGCGGCTCCGGACTCGACCAGGAACTTACACACTTGCACATTGTTGCATGAGGCCGCACAGTGCAGCGGGGTCCTGTGGGCAACACACAGTGGGGCTAAATGGCCGCCCTGGACATGCAACCCTGGTGGGCTGGGCTGTCTCTACAGAATGTCCTCAAGTCTACCATCTGGGCCTCCTTCTGGAAAGCCTCTTACATGGTGTTTAAGAGTCAATAAACACGGATACTACAGCCCATGAGAGAATGACAGGAGGGACAGTGGAGCACAGCTACACTGGGCAGACGCGGGGCAGTGCAAGAggaatcacagaaataaaagcaaggacTTGAGATGTGTGTGATCGTCTAAAACAGGGTGAGGCATTCTGGAACACCTGCTCCATGTCTTTGGGCAGCACGGAGGGCACAGCCATCTTTACGTCCTGGGTCTTCCCTCCAAAGAGATGCCTGTACATATTCCCTTTCCACTCCCACTTCTGCAGGAATTGGGCTGCACAGAGAAACTACCTTTACCTAATAGCTTATAAAATCCAAATGCATTTTGAATTGAGAGAAAGCTTTGTCAATCCAATGCAGACTGTAAAATACATACACTTAGGTCTGCAAGGCCCCTGGCTGGCAGGAGCTCGCTAATGTCATGACGGAGAATCCCTCTAGCACCTCAAATGCATGCTCTAAAGGACCCAAGACCCATAAAGGGGGAAGAAGagccagcaccaccaccacccaactCAGAGACAAGTGTAGAGTGCTATCCAGGCCCGGATGACACAGATGTAGGTGTTTACATCTGTAGGTTCTCTTCCCCCTCTCTGTAGGTGTACATTGTAGGTTCTCTTCCCCCGTCTCTTCATCTCATTCCTCTCAGGTGTAGTCTCCAAAAACATATCCCCATCTCACATCCCAGACACTATGGTCTGAGTTTGAGGAATATTACTGCAGATTTTTTAACTGCATGGCTTTAATAGTTAAAGGTTATATGTAATCTAAACTGCTAATAATAGGCAAAGACCTAATGACATGTTAAGACTTTGTTTTTGGAGCACCTGGCAGgataaagcatgcaactcttaatctcggggtcatgagttcaagccccaccctggatgtagagattaccaaaaggaaaaaaaaaaagaaagcaagaaagaaagaaaataatttatttcacccACGTTGTTAAAGTTAAGCCAAAAaatttggctaaaaaaaaaatgtaaacttgaATAAATTAGCAAAAAGTATGTTTTCTAGATTCTTTCAAAAAAACagcatattgggatccctgggtggcgcagcggttcggtgcctgcctttggcccagggcgcgatcctggagacccgggatcgagtcccacatcgggctcctggtgcatggagcctgcttctccctctgcctgtgtctctgcctctctctctctctctgtgactatgataaataaattaaaaaaaaaaaaaaaaaaaaaagagggcaaagACAGTTGAGCCGTCAAACGCAAGGTCATGTCTGGAGTCCTAAGCAGCCACGACATCAGGAGTGAAAAGTGTAcgggagaaaatagagaaataaccAGGAGCAAAAACCTAAAAATCTAGCAAACCAGACTATGTCACTTCTGCCCTAAAgatctcattctttaaaaaaaaaaaaacaaaaaacagcatattataatttatatgttcttttccaaaaaaaatttacaaaatgtacTCTCCATTCTATTATAGTTATTGAGGGTGGACAGCACTTTATAAGGATCTCTTATTTCTATCCTATGaagaataataatttataatagtaTCTCTCGTGTTTTATGCACATAACCATTCTACAAAATGCTCCATGAAAAATGGATTCCATGGTCAAAGAGACTTGGGAAAGGCTACAAACTCTTCCCTCTTGCAAATACAGAGTGGATATCTATGTACTAAGGACAGATGCTGCAGGGCTCCGGGGACCAGGCTCAAAGCAGCATCTCTCAAACTCATGGAGGTCCCTAGATCTGTGCCACTTTGTGACGTTTCTTATCATCTGACAATACTTTTATAAGAATTCCACATGCATCCAAAATGGGAGTGAGAAGAGTGTCCCGTGAAGACACATGTGGACGCTTTTATGGCCTGGCAGTACCAGGGACACCCAAGTGACACTGTGGGGCAGCAGATGACAGGGCCTTACCATCCATCACTGTCTGCAGCATTGACATTGACACCAAATTGCACGAGGAACTTAACGATCTCTGTGTGGCCTGCACACACGGCGTTGTGAAGGGCGGTGATGCCCTCGTCATTGGGCAGGCTCGGGTCATCAACCTGTAACATGGAGACAAAGGCTGACATCACCCACGCTCCCCATCACTGTTCAGGTCACTTATCACCTGGCTCTTCAGGATCAAGAGAACTGAAATAGGCTCCTCTGGTTTGTTTAGGGGTTTTCTTAGGTCATAATTAAAACCTCGAGGAGCAGACTATACCAACTTCAAGTCTAGACATAAGAGtgctagaatagccaaaatagcTGCTCACTATAAAGAGGTCTGAAAATGAAGAGGTGCCAGGAACCATACCCTCAGAGTCATTTTTGCTTCTTTACCCTCCAGCTCCCCACCACAAATTAGTGTCTGAGGAGAAGATGCATTTgccatggaaaggaaaaaaggtcaACTAAAAAACATCTTAAACAGGAGGCTTCTGCAAACAAGGACCACATGTGCAACCAAACAATGCAAGTCTGCGACTGTATGGAGGGGGAGGATCTCCCGGAAAGAATACTCTGGAGGCGCACCCCCAAACCTCAGCCACCCCTCAGCACAGCACAGACTATCCCTCTGCATCCCTCCACACcgtctcacccccaccccccagacgaGCCTTCTAAGTGGAGGtcagaaacaaaacacaaggTCGTTCAAGAAATCTATGAATCAAATCATACCTCATAAATAATCCTCTGTACAAGATCAAATTCTCCCTCCAAAGATGAATCTAGAAGCAAAGCAAGGGGGTTGAACTTGACCCTCATCCCATGGGCAATCCTTTCTGAACCAGTTTTACGCAAGTTTGTCCTTTTGCCctgcagaggaagaaagggatgAATTAAGGAGACTAAGGGAAGGACAAGCTCAActgaagaagtaaaatgaaatttaaagataCAATTCAGAGCATTTTATCAACATATAACGTTATCTAGAAATGTGTACAGATCACAAGAGGCAGTGTCATGAATACACCCGTGTAACAAAGTGGGAGACTTTTCCCCAAGCTGCTGAGGTCACGTGCAGGTGACACGGCATAGCTGGGGCTGGGCTAAGGCTGTGGCAGGAGATGCCAGCAGGCGGGTTTTCTGTGGAGTGTCCTCCAATAGCCAAGATTGATCATTAAGTTCCCTACCTTATTTAGGATGGCAAACCCCACACAATTAAACCAGAATTACTATGGCTACCGTTTAATGAATGATTATCCATGGACTTCCCACAAAAACCCTatgaccccattttacagataaggaagtaAAGGTATAGAGCCAGTCCCatcagagctgggatttaaatccAAGTCATCTAGCTTCTTCAAACCCCTTCCTTTCAGTCAGTTTATAACATAATGGCtcctcgggggagggggggaagcatATAATTAAGGGAATAAGTATTATCAGCCTGTCCCAGGTAGACTAACAAGAAATCCTTCCAGTGTTAAAATGCTGTCCCTGTTTCATATTCAGGATGTGACTATACTCCAAGATACACAAGCAAATTAATCAAGCCTTAGACTGTTAACAAACCAGGCTTAAAACAATATGGCAAAATTATTAAGACAGATCTAACACCCCATCAAATAAGTTTCTTAAACACATCCAACAAAGTGGGAACGTTTCCTCAGGTGTGCTGTGCCACTcatactggtttttattttatttcggTTGTGGAAAACCACTGAGGTCTAGAAAACATCAAGTGGCCATCACTCCATTTCACAAACATGCAATGGCTAAACTATTGTTTCttgggaaaagaagtaaaaaaaaagaaggataaacgTTACATAGGGGTGACGTGGAGCCACAAGCAGGACAGCCAGGGCCCCACACACACTTGTACTTCTGTCCCACTCAAAGCCAGGCAAGAAGAAAACTGCTCTCCCAGGATGATGGTAACAGACTATGACACTGGGACACTCGGGTCTCCTCTGTCTCTGAGAGTGTGAATCATCTTGACAACTAAAGCAGGGGGGCACAAGCAGGTGTGAAATCGTCTTTTTCCTGAGTTTTAGTGCCAACTGCAGAGAACTCGGCACTCTGGACAGGCACAGCGCTGTTTCAAGTGGTAACCTCTAGGTCAACCTTGTCCCCTAGAATCCAATGTGTGTCGTATAAATCTTTTAAGCAAATGTCTACAGCAACCAGTAGTGACAGCAACTTGGGATGTTCATTATGTCTGAATCCACCACATCTCAAAGATTCAATAAGGGATCAAAcataaagcactttaaaaaaaatccttataatATGCTCTTTCACACTTTGGAATGGGTCCTTAAAATTCATAGTTTGGCCTCCTACTGAAACATGACCCCAGTTACACCTGAAAAGGTCAACTTTACTAAGGACACCTGGGGGGGTTTTGATCCTCTCTCAGGACCTGAAAGGAACACAAGAGACTTGCAAACAAGGTGTAACAAGGTGCCCAGTCAAAACACATACCCACACATTCCTCCCATCCTGGGAGGAACAGGATGCCTGCTGGTGTTCAAGGGCACCACAAGGTCCCTGCACCCTGCACAGACTTGCCAACTTCACGGGAGGAGAGGAACAGGCTTCGGTAGCTGCCCTGTTACCTCATCCTGCCCCCATCTGTCCTGAATGCTTCCAAGTTTACCAGCATTGGAAGCCTGAAGATGGATCACCCCCGAACAGTTCATTAAAGATACACATCACTGCAGGGAGAAGAGGAGTGTGAGTGACCCCACCAGAGGTTGAGTGAGTGAGAGATTTTCTGAGCCAGGGCTCTACTTTCACAGCCTCATGGGCCTCCCTAGCAGGAACCACCACAGCTAGAGAAGAAACAGCACGTGGTTTGTATCACAGAGAACCCAACTCTGCTTCTTTGCAGAGAAAAGGGTTCttcctaaaaaataaagatgatgttTATCCTGAATACACCAAATTTCTTAATACTTATGAGATCCACTGTATGCTAAGAgggctataaaataaaatgcagggcaacccgggtggctcagtggtttagcaccgccttcagcccagggcctgatcctggagacccaggatcaagtcccacgtcgggctccctgcatggagcctacttctccctctgcctgtgtctctgtctctgtctctctctgtctctcataaataaataaataaaatctttggaaaaaataaaagaataaaagaaaataaaatgtaaaacaaaataaaatgccaacTGCAGACATGTTTGCAACCACAGGCAATTCACACACAAACCATCTTTTGCAAATGGCCCTGAGCACTTGTGTTTCACTGGGTCTTGACAGTCAACTGCCTGCCTGGAAGtctgtgctggggggggggggtacagggGGGTAGCAGAAAGATCACGAGACACCACATTACTTACAGGAGGCAGTGAGACCTGCCCTGTGATTTCGGGGGGACGCATGCTCCCAGAGTCTTCTCCTGGACCTTCTGGCTCCCCAGATGGGTATGGTGGGGGCGGGTATGGGGGATACTCCTCCAGGTACACTTCAAGCAGATGGGGTGCCTCTGCATTTGGTTCCTCCACACTGTTCTGAAAATTTGGGCTGTTGTCTGGGACTCCTTCCGGCACATAATCAAGGCCCGGAGAAGGAGCTGGCATGTCCGTGTTCTCTGAACTGGTACTCTCCACTTCCTCTGGGGATACTGGCTCAGGAACCAGAGAGACTGCCTCCTTCTCTGGCTCCACATGTAAATATGGATTCTGGATCTCTACTGGGCTTTCAGAGTCAGCCGCCACTGAGGTCGGCTTGGAGGGATATGAAGGGACAGAGATGGTCTCCATAGCAGCTATGGTGGTCCTCTGGTACAAAAGTTTCTGGATATTTGGCCCATTCGGACCCTCTGGCTCTGTAATAGAGCTACGCTTCTTTAGTGGCCGTGGTGCATTGGACAGTTTCTTCCGCAGGGCTTCCAGGTCAGCATCGCTCTGGTTCCGGTAGGGATTGGACAAGAAGGGCAGCAGTTTGGTGGGGCTGAGGGGCCGAGGAATTCTTTCATTCTCGTGGCCCTCCTGAACTgaagacgcaggctccatgtcaggctcaggACTGCCCAGCTGGCCCTGGGGACCAGAATAAACGTTCTCCGGGTGCTGCTGCTGGTTCTGGGCAGCAGCAATCACAGGCTTGCCATAAACTaattggaaaacagaaacaaagtccTGATTAGTATTAAATCAAACGGGCAAGTAACAAACACAGCCAACAATAATTAAAGCCTCCTTTAATTTCAGTTACTACAGAGTACCTCTCAACACGacgaatttttaaaaacaacaaaggacagggatgcctgggtggctcagcggttaagcgcctgcctttagctcagggtgtgatcctgaagacccagaatcgagtcctacatcgggctccctgcgtggagcctacttcatttctccctctgcctgtgactctgcctctctctctctctctcatggataaattagtaaaatattttaaataaatacatacatacatacaaacaacaaaagacaaaGCAAGGCTTCCATCTCCACATAGTAAACTTGTCAGAATGAAAACTCTCACTGATGGGAATGCGTGCCACTATTTTATgtaccaataagaaaaaaaactcaattatAACTGTAAGAAATCACTAGCTATAGCACACAAAGCTGAAGTGTCAAAATATGAAGGCAATGTAAAAGCAATGGAAATGGGCAATCCTTTCCTGTGTCCAGATTAAAACTGAACATGAGCCATCCTCTTTCCTACATCTCAAAAGTCAGTCAATGTGGGAAACTATTTGGTTTAAGTTATTGAAAACCACTTGTATTTACCAAAACTATTCCCCTTATCATTCTGGTTCTATCAGAACTATCCAATTCCCACATTACTGTGTCAGTAGTTCTCACTGAAGTCGAGAGTCAGCCACGGCATGTGTATAAAAATCTGTTGTCTGGGTTACTTTTGGGATATTTCAAAGCACTATTACTTGCTGATTTCATAACAAGAAAACCAATTTTCTTGGAAAATGGAAACAGGGTGAACTTGATTCCAGTTTTCTAAATTAATGACTCTTAGGAAGAACCCAACTGTACCAGACTATAAGTCTATGCTTTATAGCTAACTAGCACTCGTGTCCTCATTAGAACAACTTAAAATACAGTAGAGAGTGTGATTCCTACAAACCCACGGAGCAGAGGCTGCGTCTGCGCCATAGCTTTTACTCATCTATGGTGTTTACTTATTACTACTGCTACACTTATTTCACTGTATTCCTCTAACAACTACCGCAGGTGTGACATTTAGCAGACACCGGTTTAAACTCCCAGATAAGAAGAAAAGCCGCAATTAAACTTTTGTCTTAGAACAAAAGCAACCATCAACACAGCTATAAAATCACTTTGCTGTCGTTTGCGGAAAGAGGACTGCTCCAGCACAGGACCAAGCTGTTATCCTGTGACCCAGTGAGAATGAGACCCCGAACCTTACCAGTGGAGAAGTGCGGCCCTCTGGAATGTGTTTTGGTCAGGGCACTCTGCACCGCTTGCTGGAAGTTTTTTCCAGGAGCTTGGTGCTGCGTGTACATGGAGTATATGGAGCTTGCCGCCACGGTCTGGGGTTTTCGGAAGGGTGGAAGAGCGGTGTCCTTCGAAGGCTGAGGGGTGAATGGCCGCACAGCGGCGGCGGGTGGGCTCTCCTGCTTACCAGCTGGAGACAGGACCTGGCCCTGGCCAGCTGAAGGTGGGCCAGGGGACCCCATGAGCCTCTGCTGCTGCCCCGTTTTCGGTTTGTTTCCCACGGACGCAACAGCTGCTGACAATTGCTGAAGGTTTCCATCTGGCTTTGTATCTGATGCTGACTGATTAGTTTGCCCAAAATAAGGCAAATTGATCTGTTTTGGTTTTGATGGAACAGGAGGTGGTACTTTAGTCACATTTTTATTCGCAGCCTGAAACACATACATGTATAAAGCAGTTGAAACACTGTCCAAATGGGAACACAGCATGTTCTAGAGAACCATATGCTGAACACATAAGCTCTACATTTTCAAGTCATAAAAACCCTGCAGGTCTCTGCACTGAACTACATATAATAAGGAACCTGAGGAATGCAATAGGATTCCCACCTTGAACGCCTCTTCCTTATCATCCCCTCTCCCACATGGGAGCCTGGAGGGCCCACTTGGAAATTAACTGCCACTTTACACATTCAACGATGGCCCCAATAGCCCCAAATCACCCCGGCTCGTGAGAACATCATGCCACTGTGCTTAAAACACCTAACTAGGAGCACGCAGCCATCACCCGATGGTCAAAGGCTGGGGTCCCAATAGTTACAAAAGATTTGCCACCAAATCGTTCCTGACATAACCTCCATTCCAGACTGTGAAGAAACAAGCTGAGTAACACAAATACAATGTGCTTCAACACACTCCTTTTTTTCAGAGAATCACAGAAAATGTGAGCCAGCAACAAGTATGGCAGCCGTCCTCCAATATAGTGTGAGACCACAAATATGCTCAAGCCACAGACTTCGTAATGACAgatttctgttgtgttttctaATCTTccagatatattttgttttttcctggtcTCCCTCAACAcgatactctctctctcttccaaagaGCATATACAGAATTACCACCGAATGTTACAACAGCCATTCTTAGCACCTGAGCATCCCGCAGGATGTCCTCACTGCTCTGGTTTTTCCTCAGAGCCCCCAAGGGGGATGGGACAGCAGACTGGTCCACCGTGTCAAACATCGAAAAGGGACggactttcttctccttctccctcagggGAACCTCTCCATCATCAgctgaagacagaaaaagatcACATGGATATTCAAGCTCTTTGTAATAAGACTTGTTTTTCacatataagtttttctttttctctccttattaTCTTTAAAACCCTGCACACAAGACAttcttccctattttttaaatttttcttgttgtttttatttttttttgtttttttaattttttttatttatttatttttcccctattttttaaattaagttgaCTAAAGAACAGCCCAAATGCTACAATGCTAGTACTTTAACTCCCCAACTAAACAAAGGTGTTCTGGAAATAAACACTGTCCCCAGTTTTAACACACCAGGAAACAAACCATCGAAAGGAGAAtatggggagcccaggtggctcagtcagttaagtgtccaacccttggtttcagctcaggtcatgatcccatggtcgtgagattgagccctgagtcagggctcagcatggagtcagcttgaaattctctctccctccccctctacccctcccacccattttctttctcaaataaataataaatcttgagaaaaaaaaaaaaaaaaagagtgcagaGCACCTCTCAGATGCCAGAACAGAACCCACCTTGGTCCGGGATACCCCCTGAGCTTGCAGGCACAGGCGTGGAGGCTTGGCTCAAAGAAATGTCTGCACTTGGAGGACTCCAGTCAGGGCCCAGTGGATGAATTTTAGACCCTAGAATGCAGAAAAGCAACGAAGGTAACCTGGCACCCTAAAGAGATTTCTAATGGTTCCTTTTGCTGCAAGTTTAATCTCTGAAAACAGCTTGAA contains:
- the TP53BP2 gene encoding apoptosis-stimulating of p53 protein 2 isoform X1, whose protein sequence is MRFGSEMMPMFLTVYLSDSEQHFTEVPVTPETMCRDVVDLCKEPGESECHLAEVWCGSERPVADNERMFDVLQRFGSQRNEVRFFLRHERPPGRDTVSGSRSQDPSVKRNGMKVPGEHRRKENGVNSPRMDLTLAELQEMASRQQQQIEAQQQMLATKEQRLKFLKQQDQRQQQEVAEQEKLRKLKEMAEKQEAKLKKVRALKGHVEQKRLSNGRLVEEIEHMNSVFQQKQRELVLAVSKVEELTRQLEMLRSGRMDGRHDSRSAAAELDRLYKELQLRNKLNQEQNAKLQQQRECLNKRNSEVAVMDKRVNELRDRLWKKKAALQQKESLPVSSDGNLPPQGLPAPSRVAAVGPYIQSSTMPRVPSRPELLVKPALPDSSLAMQAPDGPLKVHTLPNMRSGATSQTKGSKIHPLGPDWSPPSADISLSQASTPVPASSGGIPDQADDGEVPLREKEKKVRPFSMFDTVDQSAVPSPLGALRKNQSSEDILRDAQAANKNVTKVPPPVPSKPKQINLPYFGQTNQSASDTKPDGNLQQLSAAVASVGNKPKTGQQQRLMGSPGPPSAGQGQVLSPAGKQESPPAAAVRPFTPQPSKDTALPPFRKPQTVAASSIYSMYTQHQAPGKNFQQAVQSALTKTHSRGPHFSTVYGKPVIAAAQNQQQHPENVYSGPQGQLGSPEPDMEPASSVQEGHENERIPRPLSPTKLLPFLSNPYRNQSDADLEALRKKLSNAPRPLKKRSSITEPEGPNGPNIQKLLYQRTTIAAMETISVPSYPSKPTSVAADSESPVEIQNPYLHVEPEKEAVSLVPEPVSPEEVESTSSENTDMPAPSPGLDYVPEGVPDNSPNFQNSVEEPNAEAPHLLEVYLEEYPPYPPPPYPSGEPEGPGEDSGSMRPPEITGQVSLPPGKRTNLRKTGSERIAHGMRVKFNPLALLLDSSLEGEFDLVQRIIYEVDDPSLPNDEGITALHNAVCAGHTEIVKFLVQFGVNVNAADSDGWTPLHCAASCNNVQVCKFLVESGAAVFATTYSDMQTAADKCEEMEEGYTQCSQFLYGVQEKMGIMNKGVLYALWDYEPQNGDELPMREGDCMTVIRREDEDETEWWWARLHDKEGYVPRNLLGLYPRIKPRQRSLA
- the TP53BP2 gene encoding apoptosis-stimulating of p53 protein 2 isoform X3, producing MFDVLQRFGSQRNEVRFFLRHERPPGRDTVSGSRSQDPSVKRNGMKVPGEHRRKENGVNSPRMDLTLAELQEMASRQQQQIEAQQQMLATKEQRLKFLKQQDQRQQQEVAEQEKLRKLKEMAEKQEAKLKKVRALKGHVEQKRLSNGRLVEEIEHMNSVFQQKQRELVLAVSKVEELTRQLEMLRSGRMDGRHDSRSAAAELDRLYKELQLRNKLNQEQNAKLQQQRECLNKRNSEVAVMDKRVNELRDRLWKKKAALQQKESLPVSSDGNLPPQGLPAPSRVAAVGPYIQSSTMPRVPSRPELLVKPALPDSSLAMQAPDGPLKVHTLPNMRSGATSQTKGSKIHPLGPDWSPPSADISLSQASTPVPASSGGIPDQADDGEVPLREKEKKVRPFSMFDTVDQSAVPSPLGALRKNQSSEDILRDAQAANKNVTKVPPPVPSKPKQINLPYFGQTNQSASDTKPDGNLQQLSAAVASVGNKPKTGQQQRLMGSPGPPSAGQGQVLSPAGKQESPPAAAVRPFTPQPSKDTALPPFRKPQTVAASSIYSMYTQHQAPGKNFQQAVQSALTKTHSRGPHFSTVYGKPVIAAAQNQQQHPENVYSGPQGQLGSPEPDMEPASSVQEGHENERIPRPLSPTKLLPFLSNPYRNQSDADLEALRKKLSNAPRPLKKRSSITEPEGPNGPNIQKLLYQRTTIAAMETISVPSYPSKPTSVAADSESPVEIQNPYLHVEPEKEAVSLVPEPVSPEEVESTSSENTDMPAPSPGLDYVPEGVPDNSPNFQNSVEEPNAEAPHLLEVYLEEYPPYPPPPYPSGEPEGPGEDSGSMRPPEITGQVSLPPGKRTNLRKTGSERIAHGMRVKFNPLALLLDSSLEGEFDLVQRIIYEVDDPSLPNDEGITALHNAVCAGHTEIVKFLVQFGVNVNAADSDGWTPLHCAASCNNVQVCKFLVESGAAVFATTYSDMQTAADKCEEMEEGYTQCSQFLYGVQEKMGIMNKGVLYALWDYEPQNGDELPMREGDCMTVIRREDEDETEWWWARLHDKEGYVPRNLLGLYPRIKPRQRSLA
- the TP53BP2 gene encoding apoptosis-stimulating of p53 protein 2 isoform X2, which produces MFLTVYLSDSEQHFTEVPVTPETMCRDVVDLCKEPGESECHLAEVWCGSERPVADNERMFDVLQRFGSQRNEVRFFLRHERPPGRDTVSGSRSQDPSVKRNGMKVPGEHRRKENGVNSPRMDLTLAELQEMASRQQQQIEAQQQMLATKEQRLKFLKQQDQRQQQEVAEQEKLRKLKEMAEKQEAKLKKVRALKGHVEQKRLSNGRLVEEIEHMNSVFQQKQRELVLAVSKVEELTRQLEMLRSGRMDGRHDSRSAAAELDRLYKELQLRNKLNQEQNAKLQQQRECLNKRNSEVAVMDKRVNELRDRLWKKKAALQQKESLPVSSDGNLPPQGLPAPSRVAAVGPYIQSSTMPRVPSRPELLVKPALPDSSLAMQAPDGPLKVHTLPNMRSGATSQTKGSKIHPLGPDWSPPSADISLSQASTPVPASSGGIPDQADDGEVPLREKEKKVRPFSMFDTVDQSAVPSPLGALRKNQSSEDILRDAQAANKNVTKVPPPVPSKPKQINLPYFGQTNQSASDTKPDGNLQQLSAAVASVGNKPKTGQQQRLMGSPGPPSAGQGQVLSPAGKQESPPAAAVRPFTPQPSKDTALPPFRKPQTVAASSIYSMYTQHQAPGKNFQQAVQSALTKTHSRGPHFSTVYGKPVIAAAQNQQQHPENVYSGPQGQLGSPEPDMEPASSVQEGHENERIPRPLSPTKLLPFLSNPYRNQSDADLEALRKKLSNAPRPLKKRSSITEPEGPNGPNIQKLLYQRTTIAAMETISVPSYPSKPTSVAADSESPVEIQNPYLHVEPEKEAVSLVPEPVSPEEVESTSSENTDMPAPSPGLDYVPEGVPDNSPNFQNSVEEPNAEAPHLLEVYLEEYPPYPPPPYPSGEPEGPGEDSGSMRPPEITGQVSLPPGKRTNLRKTGSERIAHGMRVKFNPLALLLDSSLEGEFDLVQRIIYEVDDPSLPNDEGITALHNAVCAGHTEIVKFLVQFGVNVNAADSDGWTPLHCAASCNNVQVCKFLVESGAAVFATTYSDMQTAADKCEEMEEGYTQCSQFLYGVQEKMGIMNKGVLYALWDYEPQNGDELPMREGDCMTVIRREDEDETEWWWARLHDKEGYVPRNLLGLYPRIKPRQRSLA